A window of Polaribacter litorisediminis contains these coding sequences:
- a CDS encoding alpha/beta hydrolase, which yields MKNLLIIALCLLSISMTSQEVEKIKVFSKELSQTREISIYKPLGYEEYLNRYYDVFYVFDAQASAFPKYVSALSEILQGDSHKGALVVGISATYIENPVYARNHDFLPEDFDITDQGSYGNQNKFLAYVKNEVIPYVEDNYRTRRHRTAIGHSLGGSFVIHSLVNDPTLFDNYIAISPNLSYKEERLAKSLEDFDFNQFKGSKFIYLSHSEENDEQKWKGWKSANQRAYKVLNEIPENSNVQVLVEQFPNEDHLSNFGTSVNSALRKYFATILPQQHAEFSDESYSITIRAKVPNENDELFITGNQEVLGNWIPEVLKMNKISAFQREIKLSLKDMAEFKFTRGSWDKDAWVKSANGFNNFNSVIRPKEGQTYSFEIETYSDRMGN from the coding sequence ATGAAAAATCTATTAATCATAGCTTTATGCTTACTAAGCATCTCAATGACTTCTCAAGAAGTGGAGAAAATCAAGGTATTTTCCAAAGAGTTGTCTCAAACCCGAGAGATATCTATCTACAAACCTCTGGGGTATGAAGAATACTTAAATCGATATTATGATGTATTCTATGTTTTTGACGCACAGGCTTCAGCATTCCCAAAATATGTAAGTGCACTTTCAGAAATCTTACAGGGCGATAGTCATAAAGGTGCACTTGTAGTGGGCATATCAGCAACTTATATTGAAAATCCTGTATATGCCAGAAATCATGATTTTCTTCCAGAAGATTTTGATATCACTGACCAAGGTTCTTACGGAAATCAGAATAAATTTTTAGCCTACGTGAAAAATGAAGTCATTCCTTATGTAGAAGATAACTATCGTACTAGAAGACATAGAACAGCTATTGGACATTCTTTAGGAGGTTCATTTGTTATACATTCCTTAGTAAATGACCCAACACTTTTTGATAATTATATAGCAATTTCCCCTAACCTCTCTTACAAAGAGGAACGTTTGGCCAAAAGCTTAGAAGACTTCGATTTTAATCAATTCAAGGGCAGCAAGTTTATCTATTTGAGTCATTCAGAAGAAAATGACGAACAAAAGTGGAAAGGATGGAAATCTGCTAATCAAAGAGCGTATAAAGTGCTGAATGAAATTCCTGAAAATTCAAATGTTCAGGTTTTGGTAGAGCAATTTCCTAATGAAGATCATTTGTCAAATTTTGGCACAAGTGTAAACTCAGCCTTAAGAAAATACTTCGCTACAATTCTACCGCAACAACATGCTGAGTTTAGTGATGAATCTTATTCAATTACCATAAGAGCCAAAGTGCCAAATGAAAATGATGAGCTTTTTATAACGGGTAATCAAGAGGTTTTAGGCAACTGGATACCTGAAGTATTAAAGATGAATAAAATATCAGCGTTTCAAAGAGAAATTAAGCTTTCATTAAAAGATATGGCTGAATTTAAGTTCACTCGTGGAAGTTGGGATAAAGATGCCTGGGTGAAATCGGCAAATGGTTTTAATAATTTCAATAGTGTAATCCGACCAAAAGAAGGGCAGACGTATTCTTTTGAAATTGAAACCTATAGTGATCGAATGGGTAATTAA
- a CDS encoding alpha/beta hydrolase-fold protein has protein sequence MDKKLITLKIMLFLTAMVFGQATQTIKVIVPNKTDDVYITGNQEAFGNWNPNHVKMEKISDYERSISIDLTYPAEFKFTKGDWNSEGIIKTLNNNPNQKLESSESKNIFTIKGWSNALDGDALGLDYKIEFLPSQYVLGGGRQIKIALPNNYDPKKKYPVFYITDGEWRNFEVAKNYLESMAGDPYGIVPETILIGIIHGNSNGESNRNKDLDVLYEETGQQFKNFLFKELIPYINQQYSTSGFNVMIGHSNGAEYNHYLFLEEDNPFRGFLSISTNFFGKRKNKDVDTRMAEAFKNYNGNPFYYFVANASYDSTDRIEAGDQYEKMYNTNANPKIQFQKNLYSKDHNSLVPESLFDGIRFVYKDYKVLEKYKTFYDYRDNYIADMRNLYGLDIKYSSRHLESHLMNIISNKKVNELDALLKFVETHKLWKNKVKKEPGGFDAMNKGNFYYHSKSTSKAMEQYEKAFNQLDITVENEVYFGNFNNIVNGYKQLKEYKKLVTLLIKSRDYATKNTIWEKGNKTTLLKLNFLIATLSAEHNIFKKEGKKAKQYCIDKYFKNKLFDLDEMKQLSI, from the coding sequence ATGGACAAAAAATTAATCACACTAAAAATCATGTTGTTTTTAACAGCAATGGTTTTTGGTCAAGCGACACAAACAATCAAAGTAATTGTACCGAACAAAACTGACGACGTTTATATAACGGGTAATCAGGAGGCATTCGGAAATTGGAATCCTAATCACGTGAAAATGGAAAAAATATCTGATTATGAGAGAAGCATTTCTATAGATCTTACCTATCCAGCTGAATTTAAATTTACAAAAGGAGATTGGAATTCTGAAGGAATCATAAAGACTTTAAATAACAATCCAAACCAGAAACTAGAATCATCAGAATCAAAAAACATCTTCACCATTAAAGGATGGTCCAATGCTCTTGACGGAGATGCTTTAGGTTTAGATTATAAAATTGAATTTTTACCTTCTCAATATGTTTTGGGTGGTGGTAGACAAATTAAAATTGCACTACCCAACAACTACGACCCAAAGAAAAAATACCCTGTATTTTATATCACCGATGGTGAATGGAGAAACTTTGAAGTAGCTAAGAACTATTTAGAAAGCATGGCAGGTGATCCTTATGGAATTGTTCCAGAAACCATATTGATAGGAATAATTCACGGAAACAGCAATGGAGAATCCAATAGAAATAAAGATCTGGATGTTTTATATGAAGAGACTGGACAACAGTTTAAAAACTTCTTATTCAAAGAGTTGATTCCTTACATAAACCAACAATACAGTACTTCTGGATTTAATGTCATGATAGGCCATTCTAATGGCGCTGAATACAATCACTACTTATTTCTAGAGGAAGACAATCCGTTTCGAGGATTTCTATCAATATCTACCAATTTCTTCGGTAAAAGAAAAAATAAAGATGTGGACACAAGAATGGCCGAAGCATTTAAAAACTACAATGGTAATCCTTTCTATTATTTTGTAGCCAATGCCTCTTACGATTCAACTGACAGAATTGAGGCTGGTGATCAGTATGAAAAAATGTACAATACAAATGCAAATCCCAAGATTCAATTTCAAAAGAATTTGTATTCCAAGGACCATAATTCATTAGTTCCTGAAAGTTTATTTGATGGAATACGATTTGTTTATAAAGACTACAAGGTTTTAGAAAAATATAAAACTTTCTACGATTACAGAGATAACTATATAGCTGATATGAGAAATCTATACGGTTTAGATATAAAATATAGTTCACGTCACCTAGAAAGTCATTTGATGAACATCATAAGCAATAAAAAAGTAAATGAATTAGATGCGTTATTAAAATTTGTAGAAACTCATAAACTATGGAAAAATAAAGTAAAAAAAGAACCAGGAGGTTTTGATGCTATGAACAAGGGAAATTTTTATTATCACTCAAAATCTACTAGTAAAGCTATGGAGCAATATGAAAAAGCATTTAATCAATTAGATATTACTGTTGAAAATGAAGTATATTTTGGAAATTTTAATAACATAGTTAATGGATACAAGCAATTGAAAGAGTACAAAAAATTGGTAACACTATTGATAAAAAGCAGAGATTACGCAACAAAAAACACAATTTGGGAAAAAGGCAATAAAACTACCTTGTTAAAACTGAACTTTCTCATTGCAACTTTATCTGCAGAGCATAACATCTTCAAAAAAGAAGGTAAAAAAGCAAAACAATATTGTATTGACAAGTACTTCAAAAACAAGCTTTTTGATTTGGATGAAATGAAGCAATTGAGCATTTAA
- a CDS encoding helix-turn-helix domain-containing protein — protein MSIYLKRILPFIIFLLGNYCYGQYSISGYLDTPEKNKRVYLCLLQFDEVNSISPDQIITSTLTDSLGYFSFEGSLLSDKHALYRIYANLDEDVEGVQKYDMEDLKNFDNFIFSNKDTIVFERNSKFWFSSNRNTNPINKEWKAYGSYTEKLRQEFSDFNNQKINSQTTEQYLRELKSFVIEKKTHPLTTLILLGSIPKNSFKKDLNNDPEFYVQLLGQLNNYYDNSFYAQQYKSFLDDLYKSETREELAFFKKLSYGLAILCLLFFAGILLMFLKLKQARTIQQTPVDFSLTTQEEKVAELMVADKTNKEIAAELFISLNTVKTHIRNLYAKLEVSNRAEFVAKFKNHPQD, from the coding sequence ATGAGTATTTACCTTAAGCGAATTTTACCTTTCATTATATTCTTATTAGGGAATTACTGTTATGGGCAATATTCTATCTCTGGATATCTAGATACTCCAGAGAAAAACAAACGAGTATATCTATGTTTATTACAATTTGATGAGGTAAACAGCATTTCACCTGACCAAATTATTACTTCAACACTAACTGATAGTTTGGGCTATTTTTCTTTTGAAGGAAGTTTACTATCAGACAAGCATGCACTTTACCGTATATATGCCAATTTAGATGAAGATGTTGAGGGTGTACAAAAATACGATATGGAGGACCTTAAGAACTTTGATAATTTTATTTTCTCCAATAAAGATACCATCGTCTTTGAAAGGAATAGTAAATTCTGGTTTTCCAGTAATCGCAATACCAACCCCATTAACAAAGAATGGAAAGCCTATGGATCGTATACTGAAAAACTACGCCAAGAATTCTCAGATTTTAACAATCAGAAAATAAACAGTCAAACTACTGAGCAATATCTAAGGGAATTAAAGTCTTTTGTAATTGAGAAAAAAACACATCCCTTAACTACTTTAATTTTGCTAGGAAGCATACCAAAAAATTCATTTAAAAAAGACTTGAACAATGACCCAGAATTCTACGTTCAACTTCTAGGTCAACTTAATAACTATTATGATAATTCATTTTATGCACAACAGTATAAATCCTTTTTGGATGATCTGTATAAGTCTGAAACCAGAGAAGAATTGGCCTTCTTTAAAAAGTTGAGTTATGGTTTAGCTATTTTATGTCTTTTGTTTTTTGCTGGTATTCTATTAATGTTCCTAAAATTAAAACAAGCTAGAACTATACAACAGACTCCAGTAGATTTTAGTCTCACCACTCAGGAAGAAAAGGTAGCCGAGCTTATGGTTGCTGATAAAACCAATAAAGAAATTGCTGCGGAACTCTTCATTTCCTTAAATACAGTAAAAACGCATATTCGCAATCTATACGCCAAATTAGAAGTGAGCAATCGTGCGGAATTTGTAGCCAAATTTAAAAATCACCCCCAGGATTAG
- a CDS encoding reverse transcriptase domain-containing protein — MTKFEYEFETFSYGFRPHKNIQKAVLQAQQYINDGYQDIVDIDLKGFFDEVDHCILLQLIYNKVQCSTTLRLIRKWLRVPISIHGKLHKRRKGIPQGSPISPLLSNIILDVLDKEMQNQGLRYVRYADDFSIYAKSKSEAKRIGNSIYLFLRDKLKLPINKAKSGIRRPVNFKLLGHGFVPIYKKGIKGQYQLVVKQASWEKFKRNLKSLTKKTKPMSLLERLERLNQVCRGWMNNYRLTNIYAKLKKLDEWLRNRLRYCIWHDWKKLERKRKNGIQLGIEEGQAYAWSRTRMGGWAVAQSPILKTTITLSRLKRKGYKPMIDYINKQQTSIW, encoded by the coding sequence ATGACTAAGTTCGAATACGAATTTGAAACCTTTAGTTACGGATTTCGCCCACATAAGAACATCCAAAAAGCAGTACTACAAGCCCAGCAATACATCAATGATGGCTATCAGGATATTGTAGATATTGACTTAAAAGGATTCTTCGATGAAGTCGACCATTGCATCCTACTACAACTTATTTACAACAAAGTACAATGCTCAACCACCTTGCGTTTAATCCGGAAATGGCTTAGAGTTCCCATATCAATACATGGAAAACTCCATAAACGCCGAAAAGGAATTCCGCAAGGCAGTCCAATAAGTCCCTTACTGTCTAATATTATATTAGACGTTCTGGATAAAGAGATGCAAAATCAAGGTTTACGATACGTTCGCTATGCGGATGATTTTAGTATATATGCTAAAAGCAAAAGCGAGGCAAAACGAATAGGAAATAGCATTTATTTGTTTCTTAGAGACAAATTAAAACTACCTATAAACAAAGCCAAGAGTGGTATACGCAGACCTGTAAATTTTAAATTGCTAGGACACGGTTTTGTGCCAATCTATAAGAAAGGTATAAAAGGGCAGTATCAACTAGTAGTAAAACAGGCAAGTTGGGAAAAGTTTAAGCGCAATCTTAAAAGTTTAACCAAGAAAACCAAACCAATGTCTTTATTAGAAAGACTCGAGCGACTAAATCAAGTTTGCAGGGGTTGGATGAATAATTACCGATTAACAAACATTTATGCTAAACTTAAAAAGTTGGATGAATGGTTGCGAAATAGGTTACGATATTGCATTTGGCACGATTGGAAAAAGCTAGAGAGGAAACGTAAAAACGGCATTCAATTAGGCATCGAAGAAGGACAAGCGTATGCTTGGAGTAGAACAAGAATGGGAGGTTGGGCAGTAGCCCAAAGCCCTATACTTAAAACTACAATTACCCTTTCTAGGCTTAAAAGAAAAGGTTATAAACCAATGATAGATTACATAAATAAGCAGCAAACTTCAATTTGGTGA
- a CDS encoding helix-turn-helix domain-containing protein → MKEIINLHSVADLYKLFNLGNSHHPLVAVLDFSKVSEQVEEYSKITTDFYSVMFKNYCKNNIKYGRKAIDFQDGNLICIAPNQTIEIDNEIEPNENMMGWGLFFHPDLIRATSLNDKLKSYSFFNYEVSEALHLSDKEKNILFECVQKIQTELQENIDVHSQHIIVSTIELLLNYCSRFYGRQMITRSQTNKSIMAQIETILNNYFATTNVKEQGLPSVKFLAEQVNLSPSYLSDLLKKETGKNAQEHIHFYLIEQAKTYLINTEKNINEIAYSLGFEYPQYFNKLFKQKTGKTPLEYRNLN, encoded by the coding sequence ATGAAAGAAATAATCAATCTTCATAGCGTTGCAGACTTATATAAATTATTCAATTTAGGCAATAGTCATCATCCGTTAGTAGCCGTTTTAGATTTTAGTAAAGTAAGTGAGCAAGTTGAGGAATATTCTAAAATCACTACTGACTTTTATTCAGTCATGTTTAAAAACTATTGCAAAAACAATATCAAATACGGCAGAAAAGCAATAGATTTTCAAGACGGTAATTTAATATGTATTGCACCTAACCAAACTATTGAAATTGATAATGAAATTGAACCTAATGAGAATATGATGGGTTGGGGTTTGTTTTTTCATCCTGACTTAATTAGGGCAACTTCATTAAATGACAAATTGAAAAGCTATAGCTTTTTTAATTATGAGGTATCAGAAGCACTTCATCTTTCAGACAAAGAGAAAAATATTTTATTTGAATGTGTCCAAAAAATTCAGACCGAACTTCAAGAAAATATTGATGTGCATAGCCAACACATTATTGTTTCAACCATTGAATTATTATTGAATTATTGTTCAAGATTTTATGGCAGACAAATGATTACAAGAAGCCAAACAAACAAGTCGATTATGGCTCAAATAGAAACCATTTTAAATAATTATTTTGCTACAACTAATGTAAAAGAACAAGGTTTGCCAAGCGTTAAGTTTTTAGCTGAACAGGTAAATTTATCGCCTAGTTATTTAAGCGACCTATTAAAAAAAGAAACAGGTAAAAACGCTCAAGAACATATTCATTTTTACCTAATAGAACAAGCAAAAACTTATTTGATAAATACAGAAAAAAACATCAATGAAATTGCTTACAGTTTAGGATTTGAATATCCACAATATTTTAATAAACTATTCAAACAAAAAACAGGTAAAACACCACTGGAATATAGAAACTTAAATTAA
- a CDS encoding SDR family oxidoreductase, whose product MKQTILITGASSGIGKETAKLFQSKGWNVIATMRNPDKEKELKQLANVLVSQLDVLDVASIQNAFKEGLQKFGNIDVLLNNAGYGAYGPLEAFSRDQVLRQFNTNVIGLLDVTKTVLPHFRKNKKGIIINISSIGGKMTFPLGSLYHGTKFAVEGISESLNYEVEQFGGQVKIVEPGMIATDFSGRSFDFSNDESMAEYQKIVGALMTAMPTMGENASPASVVAEVIFEAATDGKNQLRYTAGEDAKMLMANRNQYDDATFIGGIKSQFRL is encoded by the coding sequence ATGAAACAGACAATTTTAATTACAGGTGCAAGTAGTGGCATTGGAAAAGAAACTGCAAAGTTATTTCAATCTAAGGGCTGGAATGTAATTGCTACAATGAGAAACCCTGATAAGGAAAAGGAATTAAAACAATTAGCAAATGTTTTGGTCTCCCAACTTGATGTTTTAGATGTAGCTTCCATTCAAAATGCATTTAAAGAAGGGCTTCAAAAATTTGGCAACATTGACGTATTGCTTAATAATGCTGGTTATGGTGCATATGGACCATTGGAAGCATTTAGTCGAGACCAAGTTTTAAGACAATTCAATACCAATGTTATTGGACTTTTAGATGTCACCAAGACCGTTTTACCACACTTTAGAAAAAACAAAAAAGGCATTATTATTAATATTTCTTCTATAGGAGGCAAAATGACTTTTCCATTGGGTTCATTATACCACGGAACAAAATTTGCAGTTGAGGGTATTTCTGAGTCGCTTAACTATGAAGTAGAACAATTTGGTGGACAAGTAAAAATTGTTGAACCAGGTATGATTGCAACCGATTTTTCTGGCAGGTCTTTTGATTTTAGTAATGATGAATCTATGGCTGAATATCAAAAAATTGTAGGTGCATTAATGACAGCAATGCCCACAATGGGAGAAAATGCTTCGCCAGCAAGTGTGGTGGCAGAAGTAATATTTGAAGCGGCAACAGATGGAAAAAATCAATTAAGATATACAGCTGGAGAAGATGCTAAAATGCTTATGGCAAACCGTAACCAATATGATGATGCTACATTTATTGGCGGTATCAAATCACAATTTAGACTTTAA
- a CDS encoding Fic family protein — protein MKPPYEITSSILKLITSISEKIGEINANLLNKPSPKLRKQNRIKTIHSSLKIEGNKLTEEQITALLENKRVIGPKKDVLEVLNAIKIYENLVEYNPSNEKSFLKAHQNLMEGLIENSGKYRNQSVGIVKGSKVEHLAPPFGNVPYLMKNLFEYLKKSNEIELIKSCVFHYEMEFIHPFLDGNGRMGRLWQTLILMEKYPIFEFLPFETLISKDQDKYYKALAESDKSGKSTKFIEYMLNVIDISISELLDFNNRTLNEKDRLEYYVSLNKTEFTRKDYMDIFKDISSATASRDLKKGAELGLFEKIGEKNKTIYRLK, from the coding sequence ATGAAACCACCATACGAAATAACGTCTTCTATTTTAAAGTTAATAACTTCAATTTCGGAAAAAATAGGGGAAATAAATGCTAATTTATTAAATAAACCTTCACCTAAATTAAGAAAGCAGAATAGAATCAAAACAATCCATTCTTCTTTAAAAATAGAGGGAAATAAACTTACTGAAGAACAAATAACAGCTCTTTTAGAAAACAAAAGAGTTATTGGTCCCAAAAAAGATGTTCTAGAAGTTTTAAATGCAATTAAAATCTATGAAAATTTAGTAGAATACAATCCTTCTAATGAAAAGTCCTTTTTAAAAGCACATCAAAACTTAATGGAAGGTTTAATTGAAAATTCCGGAAAATATAGAAATCAAAGTGTCGGAATTGTAAAAGGCTCAAAAGTTGAGCATTTAGCACCACCTTTTGGAAATGTTCCATACTTAATGAAAAACCTTTTTGAATATTTAAAAAAGTCTAATGAAATTGAATTAATTAAAAGTTGTGTTTTCCATTACGAAATGGAATTCATACATCCATTTTTAGATGGAAATGGTAGAATGGGAAGATTATGGCAAACTTTAATTTTAATGGAAAAATATCCAATCTTTGAGTTTTTGCCTTTTGAAACTTTAATTAGTAAAGACCAAGACAAATATTATAAAGCTTTGGCTGAATCTGATAAATCGGGGAAATCGACTAAGTTTATTGAATATATGCTAAATGTAATTGACATTTCAATTAGTGAATTATTAGATTTTAATAATCGAACACTAAATGAAAAAGACAGATTAGAATATTATGTTTCATTGAATAAAACTGAATTTACAAGAAAAGATTATATGGATATTTTTAAAGACATCTCTTCAGCGACAGCAAGTAGAGATTTAAAAAAAGGAGCTGAATTAGGCTTATTTGAAAAAATTGGAGAAAAAAATAAAACAATTTACCGTTTAAAATAA
- a CDS encoding IS110 family transposase — protein MNKYIKYFGIDISHLVFDVTDSDGNYYQFKNSLIGFKKFIKLLDFNSHCVMEATGYYHYQLAYYLQENSVVLSVENPLSVKRFIQMKLSKIKTDKSDSKLICEYAKQVDLKLWQGNSKHQLECLQMTRLLSVYTKQSTMLKNKLHGEAVLGQPSKLVVTSLKRSLRQLKKEIDTIEEKLLLLVNEVYKDVLTRLKSIPGIGKKTSLMLVVLTDGFDRFKSGSELCSYAGLTPMIRQSGSSVNGPARISKIGNQKLRNLLFMCSFNACKYNKACKAIYDRIVAKGKSKKLALIAVCNKLLKQAFAIAKSGLIYDDGYKSVLVKN, from the coding sequence ATGAATAAATATATAAAATATTTTGGAATTGACATCAGCCATTTAGTTTTTGATGTTACAGATTCTGATGGTAATTACTATCAGTTTAAAAACAGTTTAATTGGATTTAAAAAATTCATAAAACTCTTGGATTTTAATAGTCATTGTGTGATGGAAGCTACCGGTTATTATCATTATCAATTAGCGTATTATTTACAGGAGAATAGCGTTGTATTATCCGTAGAAAATCCATTGTCAGTAAAACGTTTTATTCAGATGAAACTATCTAAAATAAAGACAGATAAAAGTGATTCTAAACTTATTTGTGAATACGCAAAACAAGTAGATTTAAAGCTTTGGCAAGGAAATTCAAAACATCAATTAGAATGTCTTCAAATGACTAGATTACTTTCTGTATATACAAAGCAGAGCACTATGTTAAAAAATAAATTACACGGAGAAGCTGTTTTAGGGCAACCTAGTAAATTAGTTGTTACTTCATTAAAAAGGAGTTTAAGACAACTCAAAAAAGAAATAGATACTATAGAAGAAAAGCTTTTATTGTTGGTAAATGAAGTGTATAAAGATGTTTTAACACGTTTGAAAAGTATTCCAGGAATAGGAAAGAAAACATCCTTAATGTTAGTGGTTTTAACTGATGGATTCGATCGTTTTAAAAGTGGCAGTGAGTTATGTAGTTATGCAGGATTAACCCCTATGATTAGGCAAAGTGGATCTAGTGTAAATGGTCCAGCAAGAATTAGTAAAATAGGTAATCAAAAGCTGCGAAACTTATTATTTATGTGCAGCTTTAATGCCTGTAAATATAATAAAGCTTGTAAGGCAATTTATGATAGAATAGTCGCAAAAGGTAAGAGTAAAAAATTAGCTTTAATTGCAGTTTGTAATAAGCTATTAAAACAGGCATTTGCCATCGCAAAATCAGGATTAATTTATGATGATGGTTATAAAAGCGTGTTAGTGAAAAATTAA